The Chloroflexota bacterium region GACCAGGAGTACGACAAGCCGGGCCACCCCAGCCGCCGGTTCTCCCAGTTCATCACGGGCACAGAGAAGTACGCCCGCATCGACGTGCAGGACACCGACTACGGCTACCGGCTCATCGCCGTTCGCAAGACGCCCAAGGGCAACCAGCACGTGCGCATCAACTGCTTGGCGCTGCCGGTCATGTCGTGGATCGCCTCCCAGCGCGGCCTCGGCGGCATCCTCACGCAGCTCCCCATCGACGACCACAACTGCATGCGCATCGGCTTCCGTGTGCGTCCCGGCCAGCCCTTCACCGAGGAGGAGCGGCAAGCCATCCGGGAGGAGCGCAAGGCCCTCTTCGACCCCGTGGACCCGAAGCTGCGCCTCAAGCGCATGGACAACGAGTTCCTGCAGGATCGAGAGGCCCAGAGGGCGGTCCACCCGCCGGGCATCATGCCCATCGCGGAGCAGGACTACTGCGTTACGGAGACCATGGGCCCCATCATGGACCGCACCAAGGAGCACCTCTACCACGGCGACGCCGCCATCGTCCGGCTGCGCCAGATGCTCGCCAAGGCCGCCCGCAACCTGCAGGAGGGCATCGAGCCCCCCGGCGTCCAGGGCGAGATTCCCTACCACAAGATCCGCTCCGAGGACATCGTCATCGGCCCCGACGACGACCCGTGGCTAGTCGCCGCCGACGCCGGCGAGACGGCAACCAGAGGCCAACGCCTGCGCTAGCCCGCACGTCATCCGCGCATTCGAAGGGGCCTCCGCCGCGGCGGAGGCCCCTTCCCTTTCACTCACATTGCAAGCCGCCAACGGCCCAAATCCCCAACGCAAGGACCCTGGTGTACGAGAGAACCCTCTGAGCCTTCGCCGATATCTAGTTCTGGATTCTCATGCCCGACTAGAGTACCCGGATCCGGGCATAACTAAGCAAGTCCAGGTTTTCCCCGATGGTTGGAGTTCGGTCAGGATCTTGGAATCCCCACACAGCGACGACGTAATCCGAAGGGAGGCCCTTCAGCCTGTGCGGGAATGGGAACTCGATGATGAATGACCTAGTAGCTGGGTTGATTAGATACTTGCCGGCGACCGTATCGCCGGGGTCATCAAGCGACCATTTCCCGCTTGTAAGACCGGGAAGTATGCTGCCGACCCATTCCCCGTCCGCCGTGTACAAACTAAAGTTTGCGTACCCTCCTTGCGTAGGAGCGTTGTTTACCAACACCGCATCGTCCAGCAATACCCCTTCGAAGCTGACTGAACGGCTCCCGTCGTACGTTGGTGGTTGGGTCCACTCAATCAGTGCGTGGTTTGTCCGATCGCGGCCCTCATCGAAGGGCCGGTTTTCCGGTGCGTTCATCTTTCCCGACCAGTGGCGGTCGATAGTGGCGTCCTGTCCCGCGAACGCTTGGCGGACTTCCGCTATACCGGGGGTAGAGTTCGACTCCTGTGCTTCTAGCGATAGCCGATAGAATTCTTGGAGGCCCGCGGTAAATGCCTCGGCGTCCATGCTTGCGTTCAGGTCCTGAAAGAACAACTGGCCCAAGTAGTAGGCACAGTGATGGCCGTCCCGTTCTCTCGAATCCGGGTCCCACACTGCGAGCATCTCGAGGTCATGGGCCTCGCATCCTTTGCGCATAGTTTGCAGCTGCCCGTGGCTCAGGCCCATCTGTAGACCAAACCGATACTCATAGAGATTGGCCAGGCCCTCGTCTATCCAGTTCTCATTGCCGCGCCAGAAATAGTGAGCGATTTCATGGACAAGGCCCAATCGAAGTTGCCGCCACTCGCGGGAACCATGCTGCGTCACCTCGTATTTGGGCAAGTAACTGACCGCGAAACCGTAATTTGTGCCAGCGTATTTGTCTGTGACTGCATTCTCGTCGAGCATGATGATGACGTGGTCCACCGGCAGCGCCAAGCCCGTAGTATTCTCCACAAACTGAATCGTGTCCCGCGTAGCCTCGACGGTTCCCGGCCGGGATTGGCTGTCAGTACGGACGATGCTGATCTTGAGATGGGGCGTCAACTCCGTGCCGAGGGTGACCGTCTCAACGGCTGCGCCTCCAGGGGCTAGCACCTGCGGAATCTCGTCCGCGTCGCGAAGGGTGCCCACGGCGGCGATCAACGTGGTCTCGTCTTCAGTGACGCCGTCCTCGAAAACGGAGTGGTCTGTGAGAGCCGCAAGACGGCCTCGATCGGCCAAGTTCTCCATTCCCCGGATGGCTAGTGCATCGGTGGTGTCAGGGGAGAGCAAGAACGGCATGGAAAGGAGTTGGAAAACCACATCTGTAGCGTCAAAGTCCAGTGCGCCAAGCGAATCTATGATGGCGTACTCGGTCTCGGTCATTTCATCTTGCACCCATGGCAAGTTGAGGGCCAAATACAAATTTGCCGGATTCGGACTGTCCAGATAACCGAGCTTGTCCAATGCTTGGTACTCTGCCTCTTGAATGTCGTCTTGCACCCAAGACAGACGTAAGGCCGCTTCCACATTAGCGACATTTTCAACTGCGATGTAAATTAACTCGTCAACGGCTAAGCGTTCTAGGCCGGAAAGGCCGTCCTGCACCCAGGTGAGCGTCTGGATTTTCCGGGCCAAAGCTGGGTAGTTTCTAACTAGCCATCTCGTGTTGACTGTGTCATACATTGACTGCAACGTAGGAGGCGCCGGAGTTGGTGTGGGCGAAGGGGTTGGTGTTGGAGTGGCAGTAGGAACGGGGGAGGGCGTAGGCGTCGGTGGCGGGGATGGGTCCACTTCCGTAAGAGTGCTCACATTAGCCGTAGCGGTCGCCGTCGCCGGCGGGGCATAGGAAGGCTGCTGAGTCGGTGTTGCTGCTGGACTGGTTGTAGACGACGGAATCTGTGTGCCGACGTCGGTGGCTGTAGGCGCGGTCAACTCCCCGAGCATGGTATCGGATGCTTCGTTTGAGCAGGCTAAGAGAATTACGGCAAGAGCTATAGCGGTACACTTCATACTGGCCGTTACCCCTGCCTAGTCAGCGGGCGTACCCGCCATGCCAAGCACCTTACGGTGCAATGATTGCTCTCGCCCTTGAATGCGCATCACGTTCCCAACTGTCTGGGGCTTTAAGTCCAGCCGAACGCTGCGCCTGGGAGGGTCGTTGGTTTCACTCTAACATACCAAACAAAGCGCCGTGTCGAAGCCGGCCGCTAGGCCTGAATGATGCGTCGTGACAGATCCAGGCTGGCGAGGCACGCTGAGTCCATTTCACTACGCTTGGCCCAACCTAGGTGCTATAGTGTCACAGCCCAAGAGTATCTGAAGACGTTCAGCAAATTGCCTCGTCGGAACCGTCATTCCCGCGGAGGCGGGAACCAGAGGGGCGGGGCTATGAGGGGATATGCGTAGGGGCAACCCTCGTGGTTGCCCCTACGCAGGCGGGTCGCCGGCGGCCGTGGCCGTCACGTGCAACCGCCGCCCGATGGCCCCCAGAGCCGCGTCCATGTGCTCCAGCCTTGACCGGTGTTGAACGTCCAGCGCCCGGTCCACCTGCGGCATGTGCCACCCCAGACGACGGGCCAACTCCGCCTTGCCGATGCCCTGGTCCCGCATCCCCTGGTACAGCATCACCTTCACTGAGGTCAGCGTCGGCAGTATGGCGTAGGTTGCGCCCTCTGACGGCGTGGGGATGTCCTTCCGGTCGTGGATGCGGGCGGCAATCGCCTCTTCCAGTGCGTCGACGGCCCGGGCGATGGCCTCCTCGCGGTCCTCCCCAAAGGTGGTCAACTCCGGGAAGTCGGGAGAGGTCACCAGCAGGGTACCGTCGTCATCCTGCAGCGTTATTGGATAGGCAAACATCACTCCAACCCCAAATCCTTCTTGATCTTGGCTACCAGACCCCGACCGAGTTCTTTGCCCCCTCCGTGCATCGGAAGCTGGCTCGTGCGCTCTCCCAGCCGGACGGTGAGATGTCCGCTGCCGCC contains the following coding sequences:
- a CDS encoding Rieske 2Fe-2S domain-containing protein; protein product: MLTQQENEFLTQTDRGTPMGELFRRYWQPFLLKEELPVNDGDPVRVRLLGEDLLAFRDTEGKVGLIQEACPHRGASLYYGLNQDCGIMCIYHGWKFDVAGDCVDMPSDIPGSRFKEKVHITSYPTLESAGAIWAYLGPADKQPPPPSYWMNLLPEDEVVANRTPIYCNYLQSIEGNLDSTHLGTLHHFYDNEIPEDQEYDKPGHPSRRFSQFITGTEKYARIDVQDTDYGYRLIAVRKTPKGNQHVRINCLALPVMSWIASQRGLGGILTQLPIDDHNCMRIGFRVRPGQPFTEEERQAIREERKALFDPVDPKLRLKRMDNEFLQDREAQRAVHPPGIMPIAEQDYCVTETMGPIMDRTKEHLYHGDAAIVRLRQMLAKAARNLQEGIEPPGVQGEIPYHKIRSEDIVIGPDDDPWLVAADAGETATRGQRLR
- a CDS encoding type II toxin-antitoxin system HicB family antitoxin — protein: MFAYPITLQDDDGTLLVTSPDFPELTTFGEDREEAIARAVDALEEAIAARIHDRKDIPTPSEGATYAILPTLTSVKVMLYQGMRDQGIGKAELARRLGWHMPQVDRALDVQHRSRLEHMDAALGAIGRRLHVTATAAGDPPA
- a CDS encoding type II toxin-antitoxin system HicA family toxin, with the translated sequence MNAREFRRWLRRQGCTFQTHKGGSGHLTVRLGERTSQLPMHGGGKELGRGLVAKIKKDLGLE